The window CGAATGAACCTGGATCCGCTGTGGAACAATTGCACCGCTGGTTTGTGCAACTGATGACGCTGAAACGTCAAAAAGTGCTTGATGATCCGGAGATGTTTGCCACCTATTCAGCGATCGCTGAGGAAGCGCGAGACGTCGTTCAGGCTCATGTAAATGAACTCTTGGGGCAACTCACTCAAATTATTGAAAGCGGCATTTCTAGCCAAGCATTTAAGGTGGTTGATTCGCATCAGGCAGCGAGGGCTGTTTTCTATGCTACCGTTCGATTTCACCATCCTGTTCATGCCAAAGAATGGAGCGATCCAGGCATCGATCGTGACTTTGCCGAAATCTGGTCATTATTGCTGACTGGGCTAATTTCAGGACAGGGGTAAGGGCGAACCATTTGCAGCAAAACGGTTGCACTGATCATTGCACTGATTATTGCCCTGATTAGAATACATTGGCGCAAACAGCTTCGCCCCTATGTGAGGCTTTCATTGCCAGAGACAATTGTCCACGGCAGCAATAGAGTAAAGGTCGTTAATCCAGCCTTACTTTCAACGACAATAGAACCGCTCAAAGACTCAACCAGCTTCTTAATAATTGTTAGCCCCATTCCTGTTCCACCGGTTTTCCAGGGATCGTGATTTGGCACTCGATAGAACTTATCAAAAATCTTCGTCAACTCTTCAGGAGGTATTTCTGAATCAGAGTTGCTGACGCTTAGCTCCAGTCCCTCATCGATCGCGCGAGTGTTCACTGTAATCTGTGCTCCTTCAGGTGCAAACTTACAAGCATTATTGAGTAATTCTGTGAGAATACGGCTCAATCGAGAGATGTCCGTTGTGAATGGTGGCAAATCAGGCGCTATATTAATGTTTAAGATCTGGTTTTGGTTCTGGCTTGTGACTTCAAATGGTTCAATAATGTGAAGTATCCAATCCTGTAAGGCAATGGTACTGAGTCTCAGCGGTTCAGTATTTACATCAACTTCTTGCAGTGTGAGCAAATCATTAATTAAATCAATTTCTCGACGGCATTCGTTCTTCAAGATCTGGAAATACCGACTTGCTTGTTCAGATTGAGGATTCAGCACACCCTCACGCTGCATGATAATGTCTAGCATTTGAAGTGACAAATGTATGTTTGCAACAGGTGTACGAAGTTCGTGAGAAACTGTACTCAAGAAGTCATCTTTCAATTGATTTAGTTTCGCCAGTTCTGTCACTTGTAGTTGAGCTTTTTGGTAAAGCCTAGCTTGACGAATCGCGATCGCACATTGATTAGCGACCTGTTCCACTAAACGAATCTCTAGTTCATCGAAAGTGTAATCCTGCTGCTTGAATAACCACAGATCCCCAATCACACCATCATTATCAGAAATCGGGCAAGCCAGAATTACGAGTGCTCCTCGTTGCCCAGGAGGACGTTGACAAAATTGGAAGTACTGTCCTTGCAGCAACTGGTTGTATTCTTCCTCAAAATTTGTCATGCAGATCGTTGTTCCTTGAGCAGGAGACACACCTGTTACACACTCATAAGTAATCGTTGATGTCATCTCCTTCAAATCATATAAAGCTGCATCACAACCATCTACCGTCAATGCCTGTGAAAGTTCCTCTACAGCCGCTTGTAAGATCTGATTTTGATCAAGGCTATCCCGCACCCGATCCGTAATCCGTTTTAGGGTTGCTTCAAAGGTAAGCGATCGTTGTAGCTGTGCGGTTCTTTGTCTCACTTGTCCTTCAAGGTCTGCATTCAGCGATCGCACTTGTTCATATAATTCAGACTGCTGAATTGCGATGGCTAACTGCGCTGCAAGTTGTTGTAATAAGCTCACATCTAATCGTTGCCATTGTCTGGGAGCCTGGCACTCATGAGCAACTAATAACCCCCAGAGTTGATCTCCTTGCAAAATTGGAACAACCAGATTTGCCCTGGCTTGAAACTGCTCTAGCAATTCAATATGACACTGAGCAAGTCCTTCATTGTAGATGTCATTTGTAACCTGAATGCGTCCTTGGCGGTATAGTTCAACAAAGCCCTGGGCAAAACAAGGATCTAAAAGTCGCCTACCTAATAGTGAAGTCCATTGTGGATTAACAGACTCGACGGCAACAATCCCGCTCCAATCTGGTTCAAAACGGTAGACGAGAACGCGATCGGTTTGCAGAAATTGTTGAACTTGGATGACTGTGGTGTAGAGAATGTCTCTTAAGTTAAGAGACTGACGAATTCGCTGAGTAATTAAGCCAATTAGTTGCTCACGCTCAGCCTGTTTGCGCAGCGCCTCTTCAGCCCGTTTCCGTTCAGTGATGTCTTGGAAGATAGCAACCACTCCAGTAATATTGCCGTCTTTGTCTCGAATTGGGGCAGCACTATCACTAATTGGCATTTCTTCGCCGTCCTTGGTGCGAAGTATCCACTGATCCGCCAGTCGAACAACAACGCCTTGCTCGATCGCTTTAATAATTGGATTTTCCTCAGTTTCAGCAGCCGAGGTATTTACAAGCGGTAGCACCTCACTCACACTCTTGCCCAGTGCATCCTTTTTTTCCCATCCTGTCAGCGTTTCAGCATAGGGATTCATGAATGTGATTGTTCCTTTGTCATCTGTGACCACAACCGAGTCACCCATGCTTTTAAGCACTTTGGAAAACCACTCTCGCTCAGTGTGCAAATTCTTCTCAATCTTGAACTTATAAAGTGCTAATTCGATCGTTGCATTCAGTTCCTTTTCTTGAAATGGCTTAATGATGTAGCCAAAAGGTTCAGTTGCTTTAGCTCGCCCAATAATATTGTCGTTTGCATGAGCCGTGAGATAGACAACTGGAATATTAAATTGCAGCCGGATTTGTTCAGCCGCTTCAATTCCATCCATTCCACCTTGTAGTCGGATATCCATTAACACAAGGTCTGGCTTTGTTTCAGCCACTTTTTGCAGTGCCTCCGCACCAGATGCTGCAACCCCAACGACACGATAGCCAAACCGTTTCAGTGCATTTCTGATATTCCAGACAATAATTCCTTCATCTTCAACTACCAATATTTTTGCTTTTGTCATATTTGTGATGCACCTCAAACTAATTCGGAAAAAACAATTTCAAATGAAGTACCTTGATTTCTGCCAATTCTCATCGTTCCCCTAATTTGATGAACGAGAGTATCAACTAATCGCAAACCTAAAGTTTTTGTGTTCTCCAAATCTAGGTTCTCTGGTAGACCAATACCGTTGTCTTTTACCGCTAAAATAAATTTGTCTTGATGCTTAGAGAGAGAAACATAAAGCCCACCTTTTCCTCGATTTGGAAAGGCATACTTCAAGGCATTAGAAATCAACTCATTGATGATAAGTCCACAAGGAATTGCCGTGTTGATACTGAGGGAAACGTCTTGTGTCCCTAGCTCAAGCGAAATTTGATTGAAGTCAACGTCATAGGAGTAAAACAGGTTGATAGCAAGGTTTTGAATATATTCAGAAAACTCAATTTTAATCATATCTTGTGACTGATATAGCCTCTCGTGGATCAACGCCATCGACTGAACACGATGCTGGCTATCTCTTAAAATATCTAAAACCTGTTCATCTTCCACAACCTCTGATTGGATACTCAGCAGGCTAGAAATAATTTGCAGATTGTTCTTAACCCGGTGGTGTATCTCCTGAAGCAAAACTTCTTTCTCCTTCAAGGAGGCTTTAATTTGTTGTTCTGCTCGCTTTTGTTTAGTAATATCTGTATGAACACCAATTAAGCCAACGAGCTTTCCTTCTTCATCCTTAATGGCATCAGCCCGAAGGAAAATGAGTAGAGGAGTTCCGTCTTGTTTCATCATGGTGACCTCCCCACTCCATGAATTGCCATTCTGGATGGTTCTAAAAACATCTTGAGCCACAGTAGGGTTTGAATATAGGATGGGTGGTCCTCCTGCTGCATTCAGCGCTTCAACTGTGAACCCAAACAGGTCGAGAAATGCTTTGTTGTGATAGCTGGAAACGCCTGAAACATCTGCCATGCCAATTGCATCACTAACACTCTCGATCGCCTTGACAATTCGGCTTAGCTTTTCTTCAACTTTTCTCCGTTCAGTAATATCTTTTCCGGTTGAAACAAAATGAGTAATATTTCCCTCTTTACTCCGGATTGGCGTAATTGTTTTTTCCTCATAAAAAAACTCTCCGTTCTTCTTGCGATTCACAAATACAGCCCTGAAAACTTGCCCAGATAGAATCGTTAACCAAAGTTCTTCATAAAAATCTGAGTCATGCTGGTCTGACTTAAAAAGTCTCGGAGTTTTTCCAAGTGCTTCTGCTTTTGTGTAGCCTGTTAGTTGTTCACAGGTGGGGTTAATATATTCAATGACCCCTTCCTTGTTAGTAATGACAACGCTATCTGCACTTTGCTCAACCGCACTCGATAGTTTTCTTAGTTCTGCTTCTGCTAATTTGTGCTCTGTAATATTGCGCTGCACTGTTGCCAAACACATCGGCTCCCCTGTTTTAGGATGGTTGACCACAAAGCAACTTCGATGAACATCAATATATTGGTTTGACTTAAAATGTCGCAGTTGAGCTTCGCCTTCACTTCGCCCGATCGTCATCACTTGAGGCAAGGTTTTTTGAGTAAACTCTATCCACCCTTCTTCTGAAAAATAAGCAGACATCTCTTGAGA of the Trichocoleus sp. genome contains:
- a CDS encoding TetR family transcriptional regulator produces the protein MSDSVLTPERILDAAEEVLRRYGPAKATVVDVARFLNVSHGTIYRHFPNKVALRDAVAERWLHRVSEPLAAIANEPGSAVEQLHRWFVQLMTLKRQKVLDDPEMFATYSAIAEEARDVVQAHVNELLGQLTQIIESGISSQAFKVVDSHQAARAVFYATVRFHHPVHAKEWSDPGIDRDFAEIWSLLLTGLISGQG
- a CDS encoding GAF domain-containing protein, with protein sequence MTKAKILVVEDEGIIVWNIRNALKRFGYRVVGVAASGAEALQKVAETKPDLVLMDIRLQGGMDGIEAAEQIRLQFNIPVVYLTAHANDNIIGRAKATEPFGYIIKPFQEKELNATIELALYKFKIEKNLHTEREWFSKVLKSMGDSVVVTDDKGTITFMNPYAETLTGWEKKDALGKSVSEVLPLVNTSAAETEENPIIKAIEQGVVVRLADQWILRTKDGEEMPISDSAAPIRDKDGNITGVVAIFQDITERKRAEEALRKQAEREQLIGLITQRIRQSLNLRDILYTTVIQVQQFLQTDRVLVYRFEPDWSGIVAVESVNPQWTSLLGRRLLDPCFAQGFVELYRQGRIQVTNDIYNEGLAQCHIELLEQFQARANLVVPILQGDQLWGLLVAHECQAPRQWQRLDVSLLQQLAAQLAIAIQQSELYEQVRSLNADLEGQVRQRTAQLQRSLTFEATLKRITDRVRDSLDQNQILQAAVEELSQALTVDGCDAALYDLKEMTSTITYECVTGVSPAQGTTICMTNFEEEYNQLLQGQYFQFCQRPPGQRGALVILACPISDNDGVIGDLWLFKQQDYTFDELEIRLVEQVANQCAIAIRQARLYQKAQLQVTELAKLNQLKDDFLSTVSHELRTPVANIHLSLQMLDIIMQREGVLNPQSEQASRYFQILKNECRREIDLINDLLTLQEVDVNTEPLRLSTIALQDWILHIIEPFEVTSQNQNQILNINIAPDLPPFTTDISRLSRILTELLNNACKFAPEGAQITVNTRAIDEGLELSVSNSDSEIPPEELTKIFDKFYRVPNHDPWKTGGTGMGLTIIKKLVESLSGSIVVESKAGLTTFTLLLPWTIVSGNESLT
- a CDS encoding PAS domain S-box protein; the encoded protein is MISEEKLNYHFLYNNLPSVCFTLDEAGVITSVNEFGAEYLGYAPEELISKHICLVFHLADPEKLQTEFTSWIQDLHQPSLKEADFKSTFRQWTLCQTRKDSRALWMKATARIVHDSNGRSHVLLVCEDITEYKKLEAKTLSKKQELTDSFKDEAIALHCADVNCFTHNITQQKWAEEELLSINTALDHAGEGISRIDTHGRYVSLNRVYATTVGYQPEEMIGMPWEKTVHPEDLPIVIAAYQQMLEQGKGEVEARGKRKDGSIFYKHIAMVAKYDRCCRVNGHYCFMQDITARKQAEEALKGAHDELEIKVEERTYELKQINQQLQQEIEERKRAEVALQENKEQLARILETTPNGIALINSSGKITFANAAAHQILGWTHHCVLDCSFSDPIWEITTIEGKPLLETELPVAQVMQTGQLVHLFEHVVKRSDHTRIILSVNAAPFYDSAGQIAGAVTSFSDITERKQEEEERQKLVSLINHSQDFIAVSSLRGKILFINEAGLKLIGLDSLQEATSQEMSAYFSEEGWIEFTQKTLPQVMTIGRSEGEAQLRHFKSNQYIDVHRSCFVVNHPKTGEPMCLATVQRNITEHKLAEAELRKLSSAVEQSADSVVITNKEGVIEYINPTCEQLTGYTKAEALGKTPRLFKSDQHDSDFYEELWLTILSGQVFRAVFVNRKKNGEFFYEEKTITPIRSKEGNITHFVSTGKDITERRKVEEKLSRIVKAIESVSDAIGMADVSGVSSYHNKAFLDLFGFTVEALNAAGGPPILYSNPTVAQDVFRTIQNGNSWSGEVTMMKQDGTPLLIFLRADAIKDEEGKLVGLIGVHTDITKQKRAEQQIKASLKEKEVLLQEIHHRVKNNLQIISSLLSIQSEVVEDEQVLDILRDSQHRVQSMALIHERLYQSQDMIKIEFSEYIQNLAINLFYSYDVDFNQISLELGTQDVSLSINTAIPCGLIINELISNALKYAFPNRGKGGLYVSLSKHQDKFILAVKDNGIGLPENLDLENTKTLGLRLVDTLVHQIRGTMRIGRNQGTSFEIVFSELV